The Candidatus Desulfatibia profunda genome contains a region encoding:
- a CDS encoding N-acyl homoserine lactonase family protein — translation MSLYSIHPIVMGTKIFDKGMMTYQHHYGKAYTIPIYCWYLQGGDRKILVDTGEMQPIRSQDRENAIGGKIYTFEEGLARWDLAPEDIDLVIHTHLHNDHCENDYKCTNATFYTHRKEIERIHNPHPLDFRYLEDYIEDVEENGQVRILDGDAEIVPGIRVVHTPVHTEGGMTVFVDTPGGKAAITGFCVIMENFFPPREILAMEMEVIPPGTHVNIYEAYDLMLKIKDSAGILLPLHEPRFAALDTIGQ, via the coding sequence ATGAGCCTGTACAGCATCCACCCCATTGTCATGGGGACCAAGATATTTGACAAGGGCATGATGACCTACCAGCATCATTATGGCAAAGCCTACACCATTCCCATTTACTGCTGGTATCTTCAAGGCGGTGACCGCAAGATCTTAGTGGATACCGGCGAAATGCAACCGATCCGGTCGCAGGACCGGGAAAACGCCATCGGCGGCAAGATCTACACTTTTGAAGAGGGGCTGGCCCGCTGGGATCTGGCGCCCGAGGATATCGACCTGGTGATTCATACCCATCTGCACAACGACCATTGTGAAAACGATTACAAATGCACGAACGCAACTTTTTATACCCACCGCAAAGAAATCGAACGGATTCACAACCCCCATCCTCTTGATTTCCGCTATCTGGAGGATTACATCGAAGATGTCGAGGAAAACGGACAGGTCAGAATATTAGACGGTGATGCGGAAATCGTTCCGGGGATCCGGGTGGTCCATACGCCGGTGCATACCGAAGGCGGAATGACGGTTTTCGTCGATACGCCCGGCGGCAAAGCCGCCATCACCGGTTTCTGCGTGATCATGGAGAATTTTTTCCCGCCCAGGGAAATCCTGGCGATGGAGATGGAAGTCATTCCCCCCGGGACCCATGTCAATATTTATGAGGCCTACGACCTCATGCTGAAAATCAAAGACAGCGCCGGCATTCTGCTTCCGCTGCACGAACCCCGCTTTGCCGCCCTGGATACAATCGGGCAATAA
- a CDS encoding PAS domain S-box protein: protein MKAPKDVIDSASDVQTFAVKKALPWGLIIGALVVTTTVGLLLHNLANAYVILNIRAIESMRAPLETEFKFAHMIFIALLAGFVFVFVLLFFNRRLRNVVRVRTENLEREVAERLQAEEAMRESEEKYKLLIKNLPSVVYRGYKDWHVEFIDRKIEVLTGYAADEFNFRKMKWSDIIVKEDIKAVSESFLEALKTDNSYVREYRIKSKDGQIHWIQDRGQIVHNGGQSEYASGVFFDITEKKRAEGERLLLATAIEQAAESVIISDRRGTIRYANPAFEALSGFARNDLVGRNFRIFKSDRHDDTFYKDMWAVISRGQVWSGHITNRMKDGSLREFETRISPVRDSSEEIVNFVSVSRDVTREVALQAQLQQAHKMQAIGTLAGGIAHDFNNILSAVIGYTEIALADIEKGTVLHNNLQEVLKAGDRAKDLVKQILTFSRQSERDLKPVQVKLIAEEALKLIRASLPATIEIHQDFQSDATVLADPTQIHQVLMNLCTNAAHAMRGNGGLLNVSLLKVEFDSGFTAKHFDVKPGSYLKMSVSDTGHGMPPGLLDHIFDPFFTTKEKGEGTGMGLAVVHGIVKSHGGTISVYSEPGKGSTFNVYLPVIEKRREHKTTAEKPIPTGNERILFVDDEPTLANMGKQLLESLGYEVTTRTSSIEALELFKAQPDKFDLIITDLTMPNMTGDELAKKLIAIRPDIPVILCTGFSTKITEKKAVDMGIRAFVLKPVIKKNIAETIRKVLNRQS, encoded by the coding sequence ATGAAAGCACCAAAGGATGTCATAGATTCAGCATCAGATGTACAAACGTTCGCTGTTAAAAAGGCGTTGCCATGGGGGCTGATTATCGGTGCATTGGTTGTCACCACGACCGTGGGCCTGCTTCTTCATAACCTGGCGAACGCTTATGTCATCCTCAATATCCGGGCGATCGAATCGATGCGCGCACCCCTTGAAACCGAATTCAAATTCGCCCACATGATCTTTATCGCTTTGCTGGCAGGATTCGTGTTCGTTTTTGTCCTGCTGTTTTTCAATCGCAGGCTGCGAAACGTGGTCCGGGTGCGCACGGAGAATCTCGAACGGGAAGTCGCCGAGCGTCTGCAAGCCGAGGAGGCGATGCGTGAGAGTGAAGAGAAGTACAAATTGCTGATAAAGAACTTGCCGAGTGTCGTTTACAGAGGATACAAAGATTGGCATGTTGAATTCATTGATAGAAAGATTGAGGTGTTAACCGGATATGCTGCTGATGAATTTAATTTCCGGAAAATGAAATGGTCCGATATCATTGTGAAAGAGGATATTAAAGCTGTTAGTGAAAGCTTTCTTGAGGCCCTTAAAACCGACAATTCATACGTCAGGGAGTATCGGATCAAATCCAAGGACGGGCAGATCCACTGGATCCAGGACAGAGGACAGATCGTTCACAATGGCGGACAAAGTGAATATGCCAGTGGTGTTTTTTTTGACATAACCGAGAAAAAACGGGCCGAGGGAGAGCGGCTTCTTCTGGCGACGGCCATCGAGCAGGCCGCCGAAAGTGTGATTATCTCAGACAGGCGCGGAACAATTCGATATGCCAATCCCGCCTTTGAAGCACTCAGTGGTTTTGCCAGAAATGATCTTGTCGGACGTAACTTCCGCATTTTCAAAAGCGATCGGCACGATGATACCTTTTACAAAGACATGTGGGCTGTTATTTCCCGTGGACAGGTGTGGTCGGGGCATATAACCAACAGAATGAAAGACGGCAGCTTGCGTGAATTTGAGACCCGGATCTCGCCGGTACGGGACAGTTCGGAAGAAATCGTAAACTTTGTTTCCGTCAGCCGCGACGTAACCCGGGAAGTCGCCCTGCAGGCTCAGCTCCAGCAAGCCCACAAGATGCAGGCGATCGGCACCCTGGCCGGAGGGATTGCTCACGACTTTAATAATATCCTGTCTGCCGTCATCGGCTATACGGAGATAGCCCTAGCCGATATCGAAAAAGGGACGGTATTGCACAACAACCTTCAAGAGGTGCTTAAAGCAGGAGATCGTGCCAAAGACCTGGTCAAACAGATCCTTACTTTCAGCCGTCAGAGCGAGCGGGACCTGAAGCCGGTTCAGGTAAAGCTGATTGCAGAAGAAGCCCTGAAGCTGATCAGAGCATCCTTGCCCGCCACCATCGAAATCCACCAGGATTTTCAAAGTGATGCCACTGTATTGGCAGACCCGACCCAAATCCACCAGGTCTTGATGAACCTTTGTACGAATGCCGCGCATGCCATGCGTGGAAATGGTGGATTATTAAATGTAAGCCTGCTGAAAGTCGAGTTTGATTCAGGTTTTACAGCCAAACATTTTGATGTCAAACCCGGCTCTTATCTGAAAATGTCGGTCAGCGATACCGGCCATGGCATGCCGCCCGGCTTGCTGGATCATATCTTCGATCCTTTTTTTACGACCAAAGAAAAGGGTGAAGGGACCGGCATGGGACTTGCGGTTGTTCATGGCATCGTAAAAAGTCATGGCGGCACAATCTCGGTCTACAGCGAACCGGGTAAAGGTTCGACCTTTAATGTCTATCTTCCCGTGATTGAAAAGAGAAGGGAACACAAAACCACAGCAGAAAAACCGATTCCCACCGGTAACGAGCGCATTCTCTTCGTCGATGACGAACCGACCTTGGCAAATATGGGGAAACAACTACTGGAGTCTTTAGGATATGAAGTGACAACCCGAACGAGCAGCATCGAAGCCCTGGAGTTGTTTAAAGCCCAGCCGGACAAATTTGATCTCATTATTACGGATTTGACCATGCCGAACATGACCGGTGATGAACTTGCCAAAAAACTCATTGCTATCCGGCCGGACATCCCTGTTATCCTGTGTACCGGATTCAGTACTAAAATTACGGAAAAGAAAGCTGTCGACATGGGGATTCGAGCATTTGTCCTGAAACCGGTTATTAAGAAAAATATTGCCGAAACCATCCGAAAAGTGCTAAACCGACAGTCATAA